CCTTTTCGATTACATTAGGGCCTAATGATTACAGGATTACGACAAGAATTGTTAAAGGTGAACCATTATCAAGTTTTTTAGCAACTGCGCATGAGTGGGGGCATTCTATTTATGAGCAGGGTTTGCCATCTCAAAGTCATCAATGGTTTGCTTGGCCTTTAGGTCAAGCAACCTCTATGGGTATTCATGAAAGTCAATCTTTATTTTGGGAAAATAGAATAGTGAAATCCAAATCTTTTTCAAAAAGATTTTTTAACAAATTTGTTGCAGCTGGATGCTCTCTTAAGAATTATTTAGAACTATGGAAATCTATTAATCATTTGGAAGCAGGATTAAATAGGGTTGAAGCGGATGAATTGACTTATGGCTTACACATATTAATAAGAACCGAACTTGAAATAGATTTAATTGAAAGAGGTTTACCTGCTGAAGATATTCCAACAGAATGGAATAAAAGATATGATGAACTCCTAGGAATTAAACCATCTAATGATGCAGAAGGTTGTCTTCAAGATGTTCATTGGAGTGAAGGGGCGTTTGGATATTTCCCCTCATATTTGTTAGGACATGTTATAAGTGCGCAAATATCTTCTCAAATGGAAAGAGACATAGGTTTGATTGACAACTTAATTGAAAATGGTGAATATCAAAAGATCATCTTTTGGTTAAAAAATAATATACATGAATATGGCAGATCAGTTAATTGTATGGAGTTGGTAAGAGCTGTAACTAATGAAGAACTATCGCCAAACTATTTTATTAATCATTTAAGGTCTAAAATAAATGATTTTTGCTGAAACATTACTTTTAAAGAATTTGGTTAGGTGTGAGGATGTAAGATAAATAAAAATAATTTCTTGATGGCAAATCTAAATCAGCCCCCAAGCAGGGTTACCCCCAACTTATTGCACATACTAAATGCTTTCACTGATAGCTCAAATACAATAATAAACACTATTGTTGAATTGAACTCTAATACCATAAATAAATATGAATTAATTACAGAAACGGGCCATCTTAAACTTGATAGGGTAGGTTATTCATCACTTGCGTATCCTTTTGCTTATGGATGTATTCCTAGGACATGGGATGAAGATGGAGATCCACTTGATGTAGAAATTGTTGGAGTAACTGAGCCATTGATACCCGGATCTATTGTAGAAGCAAGGATTATTGGGGTCATGAAATTTGATGATGGTGGAGAGGTCGATGATAAGGTAATAGCGGTTCTCGCGGATGATAAAAGAATGGATCATATCTCAAGTTATGAAGACCTTGGAGATCATTGGTTAAAAGAAACAAAGTATTATTGGGAGCACTACAAAGATCTAAAAAAACCAGGAACATGTACTGTAAATGGTTTTTTTGGGATAGAAGAAGCTGTTAAAGTGATTAAAGATTGTGAAGAGAGATATAAAAAAGAAATTGATCCTAAATTAGTAAATTAACAAATTTTATTTTTCTCTAAATTTTTCAAATATTTCGCTTAGTATTTCTTCTGCACCTTGCTGCTTTAATTTTTTAGCTAGTTCTTTGCCTACTTCTTCGGGATCATTAATATTGCCAATAGATTGATCTTTAATAAGCCTTTTCCCATCAAGAGATGCAACCATACCAGTAAGGCAAAGTTGTTCATTCTGAATTTTACTATTCACACCTATTGGGACTTGGCATCCACCTTCAAGCTCTCTTAAAAAAGCCCTTTCTGCTAGACATCTTTGACTGGTGGGTTTATCTTCTAAAATATTTATAATTTCTAAAACTTTTTTATCATCAGATTTACATTCAATGCCTAGTGCTCCTTGGCCAACGGCATGAAGGGAAATTTCACTTGGGATAATCTGGTGAATTCTTGATTCAAAGCCTAATCTCTTTAAACCAGCGGCCGCGAGAATTATACAATCAAATTCTCCTGCATCTAATTTTTCAATTCTTGTAATAACATTTCCCCTTATATCTTTGAAAACAAGATGTGGGTATTTATTTCTTAATTGTGCAAGTCTTCTTAGAGAGCTTGTTCCAATAATCGAACCTTCAGGTAAGGTTTCTAGTTTATGACAGTCATTTTTTTTGTTTACTACTAAAGCATCTGCAGGATCCTCCCTTTTTGTAATGCATCCTAATTTAAGGCCATTAGGCAAATTGGTTGGTAAATCTTTCAGAGAATGTACAGCTATATCTGCATGGCCTACGAGCATTTGTGCTTCAAGTTCTTTTGTAAATAAGCCTTTGTCGCCTATTTTTGCTAAGGCTACATCAAGGATTTTGTCACCTTGAGTTGCCATAGCTTCTATAGATACCTCTAAATTGGGAATATTCCTTTCTAGTTGATCTTTAACCCATAAAGTTTGAACCATTGCTAGCTTACTTCTTCTACTAGCTATTTTTAGCTTTAAATTAGTCATTAAATATTATTTAGAGTTTGAATTAAAAATTAAGTCGAATCTATCTTAAGCTATTATTTTGCCAGTTTTTAAAGCTGAATATTA
This window of the Prochlorococcus marinus XMU1410 genome carries:
- a CDS encoding carboxypeptidase M32, giving the protein MAETHWNKLGAYLKETQILGSIQNTLYWDQNTGMPKKGASWRSEQLTYIAKVLHERNSSEEFSNLIQSAKNELADIVRNSDNQLFIKDKERNISLLLKEFNRERNLDPKLVEFLAKAKSKGYESWQEAKEKSDFKIFLPFFEELVKLRIEEAKQISDQYSPWETLAQPFEPELTLKWLNKMFQPLKDTLPELIRGINKSKKYHWDLNPESQHNLCSQLLDEFGRDKDLVVVGKSPHPFSITLGPNDYRITTRIVKGEPLSSFLATAHEWGHSIYEQGLPSQSHQWFAWPLGQATSMGIHESQSLFWENRIVKSKSFSKRFFNKFVAAGCSLKNYLELWKSINHLEAGLNRVEADELTYGLHILIRTELEIDLIERGLPAEDIPTEWNKRYDELLGIKPSNDAEGCLQDVHWSEGAFGYFPSYLLGHVISAQISSQMERDIGLIDNLIENGEYQKIIFWLKNNIHEYGRSVNCMELVRAVTNEELSPNYFINHLRSKINDFC
- a CDS encoding inorganic diphosphatase — translated: MANLNQPPSRVTPNLLHILNAFTDSSNTIINTIVELNSNTINKYELITETGHLKLDRVGYSSLAYPFAYGCIPRTWDEDGDPLDVEIVGVTEPLIPGSIVEARIIGVMKFDDGGEVDDKVIAVLADDKRMDHISSYEDLGDHWLKETKYYWEHYKDLKKPGTCTVNGFFGIEEAVKVIKDCEERYKKEIDPKLVN
- the hemC gene encoding hydroxymethylbilane synthase, encoding MTNLKLKIASRRSKLAMVQTLWVKDQLERNIPNLEVSIEAMATQGDKILDVALAKIGDKGLFTKELEAQMLVGHADIAVHSLKDLPTNLPNGLKLGCITKREDPADALVVNKKNDCHKLETLPEGSIIGTSSLRRLAQLRNKYPHLVFKDIRGNVITRIEKLDAGEFDCIILAAAGLKRLGFESRIHQIIPSEISLHAVGQGALGIECKSDDKKVLEIINILEDKPTSQRCLAERAFLRELEGGCQVPIGVNSKIQNEQLCLTGMVASLDGKRLIKDQSIGNINDPEEVGKELAKKLKQQGAEEILSEIFEKFREK